In one window of Rhodanobacter sp. FDAARGOS 1247 DNA:
- a CDS encoding bifunctional 2-polyprenyl-6-hydroxyphenol methylase/3-demethylubiquinol 3-O-methyltransferase UbiG → MTDARRWDLRLRCPRCGNAIDALDCAACGFSIAMDDGIAHALLPESAARLARFIADYERIRTSEGRGSESEAFYLALPYRDTTARDREQWRMRARSYDYIVRHLLAGSRVLDLGAGNGWMSYRLALAGYQPVAVDLLTNDRDGLGAARHYRTRLRTLFPRFQAEMRHLPFADAQFDVAVFNASFHYAEDAEACLREALRCVKVGGMLIIADTPWYARDESGRQMLAERREFFLRRHGVAADAIASLGYLTDERLRHMADALSIRWEVHRPWYGPRWALRPLIAKLRGRREPSRFRLYVARKPG, encoded by the coding sequence GTGACGGATGCACGACGGTGGGACCTCCGGCTGCGCTGTCCCCGTTGCGGCAACGCCATCGACGCGCTGGACTGTGCGGCTTGCGGATTTTCCATCGCGATGGACGATGGCATCGCCCACGCGCTGCTGCCGGAATCGGCCGCGCGCCTGGCCCGCTTCATCGCGGATTACGAGCGGATCAGGACGTCGGAAGGTCGCGGCAGCGAAAGCGAGGCGTTCTACCTCGCCCTGCCCTACCGCGACACCACGGCAAGGGATCGCGAGCAGTGGCGGATGCGTGCGCGCAGCTACGACTACATCGTGCGGCATCTGCTGGCAGGCAGTCGCGTGCTCGACCTCGGCGCGGGCAACGGCTGGATGAGTTATCGCCTGGCACTGGCCGGGTATCAGCCGGTCGCGGTCGACCTGCTCACCAACGATCGTGACGGGCTGGGCGCGGCCCGCCATTACCGGACGCGGCTGCGGACACTGTTCCCGCGCTTCCAGGCCGAGATGCGCCATCTGCCGTTCGCCGACGCGCAGTTCGACGTCGCGGTGTTCAACGCCTCGTTCCACTACGCCGAAGATGCCGAGGCCTGCCTGCGCGAAGCGCTGCGCTGCGTGAAGGTCGGCGGCATGCTGATCATCGCCGACACGCCGTGGTACGCCCGCGACGAAAGCGGCCGGCAGATGCTGGCCGAGCGCCGCGAATTCTTCCTGCGCCGTCATGGCGTCGCGGCGGACGCGATCGCCAGCCTGGGCTACCTCACCGACGAGCGTCTGCGCCACATGGCGGACGCGTTGTCGATCCGCTGGGAGGTCCATCGCCCGTGGTACGGCCCGCGCTGGGCGCTGCGCCCGCTCATCGCGAAACTTCGCGGCCGCCGCGAGCCTTCAAGGTTTCGGCTCTACGTCGCCCGCAAACCCGGCTGA